The following DNA comes from Fusarium fujikuroi IMI 58289 draft genome, chromosome FFUJ_chr03.
TTGACGTTCAACTTCTTGACGCGGACTTTGCGTGATGACATGATGCCAGGGGGTTGGAGGGAGGTGGGAGAGAGAGGCGGTCAGGCGGCGGAAAAACCGCGAAAAAAAGCGATCAAGTCATAAAACAAGTACTTTCGAGTTGATCTTCGACAAAGAATTAATGGAAAGGGTGCTGTTGTAGTCTTTTTCGATGGCAGCTTGGTCGGGCTCGATGGGGTGACGTTGGGGTTTGTTTTGGCGCGTAAAGATTtttctctgctgctgcccGGAGTTTTTGGCAAGGGAGAGTCAATGAATGGCTAGAGACAGAACGGTAGAGTTTGATGACGGTGTGCTGATGGGAGGGGTCGAGGTCACTCCCCACGGCGTCTTTGCGGGCGAGGTACTTATGACGCTTGGACCACTGTCTCCTTTTTTTGGGGCTGCACTTTCCTTCCGTTTGGTACGGAAGGTTGTGGTTTGTTTCGCTGGGAGCGTGCATTTTAGTGGTAAGTGCCCCAAATAGCGCTTGCTTTTAGTGAAGTAAGCACTGAAAAGGTAGGAACGTTTTGTTGCTGGCTCGACAACCACGTATCAGACGGTCTCTGACAAAACGCTCAGTTGTGCAAGCTTTCATGTTGAAGCTCATgtaaatatttttttaatttgaTCATTTTTATCCCTTCGTGTAATGTGTAAATTTCTGCTAGCGAAACTGTATTCCTCAATCGTACCTTCAATAAGCCAAATTTCCGTTGCTGACCGTAACACAAATATCAACATGGAAGGTGCACCGTAAGGATAACGGAAGTCGTGCTTGAAGGAGGCAGGAGgtcctgcttcttgaggcgGTCGCCCCGCAAAGTAATTACCCCTCTGCGCACTTGCCCCTCTGCGCACTTGCCCCTTTGCGCAGAAGATCGGTCTAGAATGACCTAAACTTAGCGATAGTGACAGTGAGACCTCACTTCAGCCTTATCACCAACATTTGGACAACAGCACAATACAGCTTATTTATAACCCAACGACGCTGCTTCGCCACAACTCAACTCGCCCCGAAACAAACACCCACCCTCAAATCAACGACATATCTCTACGTTGTCAAAATGGGCAACACCACCAGCGCAGTCCTGGACAACCTGGTCCAAGGATCCAACTGTGAGCCTTGCCCTGGCCCCTTGGAAGCCCTGACCCCTCAACGCGAACGCACGGTTGGGGGAGGGGTGATGGAGTGAAACATATACTGAGATGTACGGTTTCTAGTCGACAGAGAGGAAGTTGATCGTCTGCGAAAGCGATTCATGAAGCTGGACAAGGTGCGCAAGCTTTCCGACTTTTTGGTCTTTTGTCATGTCGAATGATGAATACGGCTGGGACTTTCACAAGTACAATGGACGCGAAAAGCTGACTTGGGACTTCTTAGGATAACTCCGGTACGATCGAACGCGATGAATTCCTCAGTCTTCCCCAGATCTCTTCCAACCCTCTGGCAACACGGTCcgttcaagcttcttcattaCCCTTGCCAATTAGCTAACTCAGCTATAACAGAATGATCGCCATTTTTGAcgaagatggtggtggtgacgTCGATTTCCAAGAATTCGTTACAGGTCTTTCGGCTTTCAGCAGCAAGGGAAACAAGGAACAGAAGCTGCAGTTCGCCTTCAAGGTCTACGACATTGACCGTGATGGTTACATCAGCAACGGAGAGCTATTCATTGTCCtcaagatgatggttggCAGCAACCTTAAGGAccagcagctgcagcagatTGTGGACAAGACTATCATGGAGGCTGATCTCGATAAGGACGGCAAGATCAGCTTTGAGGAGTTCACCAAGATGGTTGAGTCGACTGACGTCAGTATGAGCATGACTGTCGGTAAGTTGTTTGAGGCTATAGTTGTGTTCTTTTCGGCGATGAGTTCTGCTATCATGATTGGCAAT
Coding sequences within:
- a CDS encoding probable CNB1-calcineurin B, regulatory subunit — encoded protein: MGNTTSAVLDNLVQGSNFDREEVDRLRKRFMKLDKDNSGTIERDEFLSLPQISSNPLATRMIAIFDEDGGGDVDFQEFVTGLSAFSSKGNKEQKLQFAFKVYDIDRDGYISNGELFIVLKMMVGSNLKDQQLQQIVDKTIMEADLDKDGKISFEEFTKMVESTDVSMSMTVDQF